The following is a genomic window from Butyricimonas faecihominis.
GGGCCGGAAAGATATGCGAGGGATTGGGGATTCATGCGGGATTGTACCCGGTACGCCATCAGGCATTTATCACTCGTCGTTTGCCCATGCTAGGGAAGAACGGGGATAGTCTGGATATGCTGATCGATCGGCAGGAATATAAAGGATTCTCCGCTGTCTATGGGCAACAATTAGTCCACACGGGGCAAATTATCGGTTGTGCATCCCCGCGGGTGGATGCGTTGCGGACGGATAAAAATCTGATTTTGAATACGAAGGAGTTTATGGAGATTATCAGTGAATTCTTCGTGGATTGGATGCCGGAACTGGCTGGCGTGAGTATACAGGCCACGTGGTCCGGGTATTACACGGAGCCTCGCTATATTGTTGATCCCGAATTAGGTCTGTTTGTCGGTATGCGGGGGCATGGTTTCATGTTATCGCAATACTTGGCTAAGATGTATGTTGATAAATTAATGGGCCGTCCGGTACCGGAATATTTCGATCAATTGAAGTTGAACGGACCGGGATTGTCGGAAAAAGCCTTTAAATGATTTCGAGATTTACGATTAGATGATTTTATGATTTCCACCTTCCTGCATTCTTGTAGGGGGTGGAAATGATTTAATCACCGAATCATAAATCATAAATCACTTAATTTCTCTATCTTTGTCACAAAATTACAGAATATGATAAAGTTAGGAGAATATAATATATTGAAGGTCGTTAAGATCGTGGATTTTGGTGTTTATTTGGATGGAGGGGAATATTGGGGAGAGATTTTGCTACCGAAAGAAACGGCTCCGGCTGAATGTAAGGAAGGTGATGAATTAAAAGTTTTCATTTATTTTGACTCGGAAGACCGGGTGATTGCCACGATGACAATACCTAAAGCCGTCGTGGGTGATTTTGCCTTGATGAAGGTGGTGGGTACGAGTCGAGTAGGAGCTTTTTTGGACTGGGGATTGCGTAAGGATTTGCTGGTTCCTTTCCGGGAACAGCGGGAAGAAATGATTGTGGGACGTGAATACTTGGTTTATGTTTACGTGGATAAAACGACGGATCGTATTGTTGCTTCCACGAGATTAAGTCGTTTCTTGGATAAGACCCCGGCAGAGTATGAATTGGGGCAGGAGGTTGAGTTAATCGTTGCTCGTCGTACGGATTTAGGGTATAATGTTATTGTCAATAATAGCCATGAGGCAATTATCTATCGTAACGAGATATTCCAACCTATAACCATCGGGCAGCACCTGACCGGTTATATAAAGACAATCCGGGAAGACGGGAAAATTGATTGTATCCTGCAAAAAAATGATGGTCATGAACAAATTGATCGTTTGGCAGCCTTGATACTGAAAAAGCTGGAAGAAAATGGAGGTTCCTTAGCTGTATCGGATAAGAGCGATCCGGACGAGATATATCGCCTTTTCGGTTGTAGCAAAAAGAACTACAAAAAGACGGTTGGCGGTTTATTCAAACAGCATAAGGTTATTATCGGGGAGAAGGAGCTGAAGTTGAAAATGGAGAATTAAAAGTTGAAAATAAAAAATGAACTCCCTCCCCCTTCGGGTGCTCCCTCTATAAACAGAGGGAGAGTTGAATTACTTTTCGACTTTGGGAAGAGTTACCAGTTCCTCCTCTGTTTATAGAGGAGGTGGCAGCGAAGCTGATGGAGGAGTTTAATTTAAAATCTGAATGAATACATGTCTAAAGTTCGGGCATATATCACGAGTTTTCGGTTAAGAACATTACCTTTATCCTTATCGGGTGTATTACTAGGTTCTTTGTTGGCAGCAAGCGATGGGTATTTTAAAACAACGACCTTCGTGTGGGCCATGCTCACCACGGTTGCCTTACAAATATTGTCTAATCTGGCGAATGAGGTGGGGGATTTAACCAAGGGAACGGATAATGAACATCGTTTAGGGCCTATCCGGAGCGCCCAAAGTGGAGCTTTGAGTATGCGGGAAATGGTACAGGCCATGATTGTTTTCGGGGTAATAGCAATCATCACCGGAAGTCTGTTAATCTATGAGGCATTTCGGGATTTGTTGAATTGGAAAAGTATTTCTTTGTTTATTGCCGGAGGCGCATCTATCGTGGCCGCCGTGAAATACACGGTCGGGAAGAGCGCTTATGGTTACCGGGGACTGGGTGATCTTTTCGTGTTTATTTTTTTCGGGTTAGTGAGCGTGATGGGAAGTTATTTTGCCATGTCCGGTGTTTTACCTTGGATATGTGTATTGCCGGCCGCAGCCATCGGTTTTCTCTCTTCCGGTGTTTTGAATATGAATAATATCCGCGACATCGAGAATGACTCGGTTTGTGGTAAACGTACCATCCCGGTTATCTTGGGAATACGGGGAGCAAAGATATATCATTTCGTGATCACGCTATTGGCTGTGATTTGTCTCGTGTTGTACTCCGTGCTGCATCCTGCCGGATGGACGGGCTATCTCTTTTTGTTAACGCTACCGTTGCTGGCAATGCATCTGAAGTCTGTCTATTGGGGAGAAGGAAGAGCCTTGGATTCTCAATTGAAATTTCTTTCGATAACGACGTTGTTGATAGCGCTTTTATTAGGTTTTGGTCAATTATTGAGTTGTTAGATTATGGTATTAAAAAAAACTGTCCCAAAAGTCATTTTTCAACTCCCTCCCCCCTTCGGGGTACTCCCTCTATAAACAGAGGGAGAGTTGAAATGCTCCCTGTCTTCGGGAAGAGTCACCAGCTCCTCCTCTGTTTATAGAGGAGGTGGCACGAAGTGACGGAGGAGTTTTTTGAAATAAAATGACTTTTGAGATAGCCTTTTTTAATACTAGTATTTCCGTTTAGAAAGGAAGATCGTCGGCTTCCGGCATGGGAGGAATGTCTTCCACCTTGTATTCCGGTACCGGGGCGCCCATCATCGGGGCTTCCGCTTGAACTTTCTCAATTCTCCAACCTTCGAGGTTCGTGAAATAAGAAACCTGTCCGTTGTTCTCCCATTTGCGGCCACGCAAATTGAAATACACTTTAATATTCTCGTTCAATTGAATAGTCTCTAATAGATCACACCGGTCTTGGATCAATTGAACTTTTACGAAGTCGTTCCACTGTGGATTCTTCTCGTTTTCAACTTCTATCACGAATTCTCTCTTCTGGAAACGATCACTGATTTTTTGTGTAGCTTCTTTGTAAATTAATTTTCCGGTAACTTCGTAATTCATTGTTTTTCTGATTAGAAACAAGCCCAAGAGTCCTTGGGCTTGCTAGCTGTTTAAATATCAAATAATAAATTATTTTTGAGCGTTCGGGTCAACGATGTCGATTAATTCAACTTCGAAAATCAACGTTTCGTTCGGTCCGATAGCACCTCTGGCTCCTTGAGGTCCGTATGCCAAGTTTGACGGGATGTAAAGCGTCCATTTAGAACCAACAGGCATTAATTGTAATGCTTCCGTCCAACCTTTGATCACCCGGTTTACAGGAAATTCGGTAGGCTCGCCTCTCTTGTATGAAGAGTCAAACTCGGTTCCGTCAATCAAAGTTCCTTTGTAGTGAACTCTAACAACACTGGTATCTGCCGGGATAGCTCCGGTTCCTTCTTTTTCAATTTTGTATTGAAGTCCGCTTTCGGTAGTTTTGATACCATCTTTCTTAGCGTTTGCTGCCAAGAATTCTTCTCCGGCTTTCAATGCTTTTTCAGCTTTAGCCATCATGGCTTTTTGAGTATATTTCTGTAAAAACATATTCATTTGCATCATGTCGGCAGGAGCGTCTTTTTTCTGTAAGGCACTGTTCATTCCGGCGATGATAGCGTCCATGTTGATGTCTTCAATACCGTTTCCAGTGATGTTAGAACCGTACATGTAACCAATATAGAAACTTGCTGTATCGGCCTCGTTTTTCAGCGATACATTCGTTTTTGTAGAAGTGTTGCAGCAGCTAGATAAACCGATTGCAGCAACAGATAAACCTAAAATTAGATTTTTTGCGTTCATAGTTTTTCGTAAATTAAATTATACTATATCTAATAATTCGATATCAAAAATCAAGGTCTCGTTCGGTCCGATCGCCTGTCCTGCACCGTGAGGGCCGTAAGCTAGATCAGAAGGAATGTATAGTTGCCATTTTGAACCCACGGGCATTAATTGAAGAGCCTCAACCCAACCGGCAATAACTCCGTTAACCGGGAATTCAGCCGGTTCGCCACGGCGGATGGAAGAGTCGAACACGGCACCATTAATCAGGCGTCCTTCATAGTGGCATTTTACAGTATCGCTACTTTTCGGAATAGCCCCGTTTCCGGTGGAAATTACTTTATATTGTAATCCGCTTTCTAGGGTAACCACGCCTTCTTTGCTCTTGTTATCGTTTAAAAATTGTTCTCCGGCTTCCTTGGCAGCTTTACCTCTTTCATTTTGCAGTTTGTTAAAATAGTCCTGCAAAATCTGGTTAGCCTCTTCCGGTTTGATTTCCGGCATCTGGCCTGCATAGACTGTTCTGATAGCGTCAACAAAAGCTTCTGTATTAATGGTGTTCACACCTGAAGAAAGAAGATTACTTGCAATACTTAGACCGAAACAATAACTCACTTTGTCTAACTCTTCTGTATATTTCATTGAAAGGTTTAATTAATAAATAAATATTTTGTTCATTAAAATGCAAATGTAAGAACATTGTGCGAAAACACAAACAGGTTTTCGTGTTTTATTCGCGATACGAGAAAATCGTGCCGGAAGGTTCATTTTATTCATTCATTAGCATTCCGTCATTTAATTTTATTTGTCTGTCTGACATACGGGCTAGTTCCGTGTCATGCGTGACGATTACGAATGTTTGTCCGAGTTCTTCCCGTAAAGTGAAGAATAACTGGTGTAATTCATTTTTGGTACGGGTGTCAAGGTTTCCGGAAGGTTCATCGGCCAGCACGACCCGGGGATGATTGACGAGAGCCCTTGCAACGGAAACTCGTTGTTGTTCCCCGCCGGATAGTTGATTGGGTTTGTGGCTCACCCGGTCTGCCAGACCGAGAAGGGTCAGTAGTTCCATTGCCCGCAGCTCCGCTTCTTTTTTTCCGGTTCCCTTGATCCATGCTGGGATGCAAACATTTTCCAACGCAGTGAATTCCGGTAATAAGTGATGGAATTGGAATACAAACCCGATGTTGTTATTTCGGAATTCCGATAGTTTGTTGGAGGATAACCGGGCAATGTTCACGGAATCATACAATAGTTCACCCTCGTCCGGGGTATCGAGTGTTCCCAAAATGTGTAATAACGTACTTTTCCCGGCACCGCTAGCCCCGACGATCGTTACGATCTCTTTTTCTTTTATCGTGAGATCAATTCCTTTCAGCACTTTTAGTTCGCCGTAGCTTTTGACTATATTTTTAATTTCTATCACCTGACTAAATTTCTTGATTTATGATTTCCGATTTAGTGATTCCAACCCCGCTAACCAACATTTGTTATTTTGATGGTAAAGATAATAATTTTCAATTTCGAGTAATCTTCTCAATGACTTTATTTAGTACTCCAACATAGTAAAATGGTATATTGAGTAATCGGAAAGTTTTACCTGTATTTGGTTCTTTCACTTCATCTATACTCATCGGTTTACTCCACACGCGGATGGCAAGATCATGCGGGGCATCAGACATGAATATATGCAAGGAACGTAGATGTGCGTTTATACCCGATTTTACTTCGATGGGCAGTACGTAAGGTTGGTGTTTCCAAACGAAGTCTACTTCAGCTGAAGAATTTCGATTATTTCCAACCCAATAGTAACGTCGTTCTGTAATTTTCGTGGAATGGGCTAGTAACTCTTGGGCAACGATATGTTCGGCTACATGCCCTCGGTAGGCATCGGAAATATCTGAAACAGAGAAAACTTCTTCACGCACTTCTGATTTATAATTCATTAATCCCGTGTCCAGCCAAATCAGTTTTGGGCGACGGCTTAATTGTGCTTCTAATGGTAATCGGTTATTTAAGGTTGGATAAACTAATTCTAGAAGCATCGCTTTTTGTATGGTGCGGAAAGCCTCTCCTACTTCTCGTGATCGATAGGTTGATCCTCCGAAACGTTCAAAGGTAATCATTTCTCCCCCCTTTTGCCATCCGGTTTCTAGTATATGTCTCATTATTTTGGTTTGGGTTTCGTTAGGAGAATATTTTTCCAAATCATCACTATATGAGGTGATCAAGGCGTCATAAATAGGGTCTAACGATAGTAAGTCTTTGGTTTGTGCGTATGATTTAATTGCTTCTGGCATTCCCCCCACGATACAATATTTACGAAATTCATACATTAGTCTTTCATGGATGGTATCGCCTTGTAATTCTTCTATTACTTGCCGATCAAAATCTTCTCCAATTCCATTCAGATATTCCAAGAATGAGCAAGGATGTAACGCCATATATTCAACTCGTCCTACTGGAAAGGATATTTTGCGGTCAATAACATTTTCTAATAGAGAACCAGCAGCGATGACATAAATATCCGGTCGCTTTTCATGAAAATATCGTAGAATCGCCACGGCTTCGGGGGAGTTTTGGATTTCATCGATGAAAAGTAAGGTACTTCCCTCTGTCGGATTTTTTTGCAAGTGAAAGAAAATAGCTTCTATCAACCGATGTATTTCCTTGTATCGAGTAAATAGTAAGCGGTCTTCTTCCTCGTCTAAGTTGAGTTTTAGAAAGCAATCGAATTCAGTTGCGAAATTCTCTACTAGAGTTGTTTTACCAACTTGACGAGCTCCGCGTAGGATCAATGGTTTTCGCATGGGATTCTTTTTCCATGTTTCTAGATAAGATAAGGCGTACCTGTATATCATAAGCTACTTACTTTTAGAATTTTGTCATACAAATATAGATATATTTGTAATAAATCCAAGGCAAAAATCGCTTATTTTTGTAATAAATCCAAGGCAAGAATCACTTATTTTTGTAATGAATCCAAGGCAAAAAGGTGATTTTAAATTGATGATAGAAGATTTTCTTTTGCACTGGGGTTATGTTGGAAAATAAGACCGATGGTCGGGCAATGATCCAGTTCTTTACAATCGCCACAGGTATTGAATCCTTTTGTTTGAACACATTTCCGGATTTCACAATAATGGCTGCAATAGGCGAATTTAGATCCGTCAACACGGCAACCCGTGCAATTAATAGTTTCCGGTGTGATCTCCGACGTGTTGTTCATGACGCTCCATTTTTGAGCGGTTTCTTCTCTTAACTTTTCATCGTTATTGATCGTGGCGATACGGGCGTCGCAGTTTTCGCAATCTAATCCACAACAGGCGATTAATTGTTTCATAATAGGGTATGTTTGATTTAAGCTTTAGACAAAGATAAGAAATATTAGATTGCTACCTAGGATTACTTCATAAGATTCGATGAATTTATT
Proteins encoded in this region:
- a CDS encoding DUF3127 domain-containing protein — encoded protein: MNYEVTGKLIYKEATQKISDRFQKREFVIEVENEKNPQWNDFVKVQLIQDRCDLLETIQLNENIKVYFNLRGRKWENNGQVSYFTNLEGWRIEKVQAEAPMMGAPVPEYKVEDIPPMPEADDLPF
- a CDS encoding ATP-binding protein, with translation MRKPLILRGARQVGKTTLVENFATEFDCFLKLNLDEEEDRLLFTRYKEIHRLIEAIFFHLQKNPTEGSTLLFIDEIQNSPEAVAILRYFHEKRPDIYVIAAGSLLENVIDRKISFPVGRVEYMALHPCSFLEYLNGIGEDFDRQVIEELQGDTIHERLMYEFRKYCIVGGMPEAIKSYAQTKDLLSLDPIYDALITSYSDDLEKYSPNETQTKIMRHILETGWQKGGEMITFERFGGSTYRSREVGEAFRTIQKAMLLELVYPTLNNRLPLEAQLSRRPKLIWLDTGLMNYKSEVREEVFSVSDISDAYRGHVAEHIVAQELLAHSTKITERRYYWVGNNRNSSAEVDFVWKHQPYVLPIEVKSGINAHLRSLHIFMSDAPHDLAIRVWSKPMSIDEVKEPNTGKTFRLLNIPFYYVGVLNKVIEKITRN
- a CDS encoding S1 RNA-binding domain-containing protein, producing the protein MIKLGEYNILKVVKIVDFGVYLDGGEYWGEILLPKETAPAECKEGDELKVFIYFDSEDRVIATMTIPKAVVGDFALMKVVGTSRVGAFLDWGLRKDLLVPFREQREEMIVGREYLVYVYVDKTTDRIVASTRLSRFLDKTPAEYELGQEVELIVARRTDLGYNVIVNNSHEAIIYRNEIFQPITIGQHLTGYIKTIREDGKIDCILQKNDGHEQIDRLAALILKKLEENGGSLAVSDKSDPDEIYRLFGCSKKNYKKTVGGLFKQHKVIIGEKELKLKMEN
- a CDS encoding FKBP-type peptidyl-prolyl cis-trans isomerase; the encoded protein is MNAKNLILGLSVAAIGLSSCCNTSTKTNVSLKNEADTASFYIGYMYGSNITGNGIEDINMDAIIAGMNSALQKKDAPADMMQMNMFLQKYTQKAMMAKAEKALKAGEEFLAANAKKDGIKTTESGLQYKIEKEGTGAIPADTSVVRVHYKGTLIDGTEFDSSYKRGEPTEFPVNRVIKGWTEALQLMPVGSKWTLYIPSNLAYGPQGARGAIGPNETLIFEVELIDIVDPNAQK
- a CDS encoding DUF3795 domain-containing protein; the encoded protein is MKQLIACCGLDCENCDARIATINNDEKLREETAQKWSVMNNTSEITPETINCTGCRVDGSKFAYCSHYCEIRKCVQTKGFNTCGDCKELDHCPTIGLIFQHNPSAKENLLSSI
- the menA gene encoding 1,4-dihydroxy-2-naphthoate octaprenyltransferase, whose protein sequence is MSKVRAYITSFRLRTLPLSLSGVLLGSLLAASDGYFKTTTFVWAMLTTVALQILSNLANEVGDLTKGTDNEHRLGPIRSAQSGALSMREMVQAMIVFGVIAIITGSLLIYEAFRDLLNWKSISLFIAGGASIVAAVKYTVGKSAYGYRGLGDLFVFIFFGLVSVMGSYFAMSGVLPWICVLPAAAIGFLSSGVLNMNNIRDIENDSVCGKRTIPVILGIRGAKIYHFVITLLAVICLVLYSVLHPAGWTGYLFLLTLPLLAMHLKSVYWGEGRALDSQLKFLSITTLLIALLLGFGQLLSC
- a CDS encoding FKBP-type peptidyl-prolyl cis-trans isomerase encodes the protein MKYTEELDKVSYCFGLSIASNLLSSGVNTINTEAFVDAIRTVYAGQMPEIKPEEANQILQDYFNKLQNERGKAAKEAGEQFLNDNKSKEGVVTLESGLQYKVISTGNGAIPKSSDTVKCHYEGRLINGAVFDSSIRRGEPAEFPVNGVIAGWVEALQLMPVGSKWQLYIPSDLAYGPHGAGQAIGPNETLIFDIELLDIV
- a CDS encoding ABC transporter ATP-binding protein, yielding MIEIKNIVKSYGELKVLKGIDLTIKEKEIVTIVGASGAGKSTLLHILGTLDTPDEGELLYDSVNIARLSSNKLSEFRNNNIGFVFQFHHLLPEFTALENVCIPAWIKGTGKKEAELRAMELLTLLGLADRVSHKPNQLSGGEQQRVSVARALVNHPRVVLADEPSGNLDTRTKNELHQLFFTLREELGQTFVIVTHDTELARMSDRQIKLNDGMLMNE